Proteins from a genomic interval of Rosa chinensis cultivar Old Blush chromosome 2, RchiOBHm-V2, whole genome shotgun sequence:
- the LOC112190693 gene encoding PE-PGRS family protein PE_PGRS5-like: MPIQGIKFLFDGGGERNGMDGIADGIVGIVVGSVGSELAGNGGSVTGKGVVGTVGNADFGKDGITGGVIGGVGNGVDGNGGKVAFGRVGVVGSVGKGFEGNGGSVALGSVGTEGNGARVALGSVGAEGSGGNAVLGREGIVGTTGNAGGGAAAVSKR, from the exons ATGCCTATTCAAGGCATCAAATTTCTA TTTGATGGGGGTGGAGAGAGGAACGGAATGGATGGAATTGCTGATGGAATAGTGGGGATTGTTGTTGGGAGTGTGGGCAGTGAGTTGGCTGGCAATGGAGGTAGTGTCACGGGCAAGGGGGTTGTCGGCACAGTAGGCAATGCTGATTTTGGCAAAGATGGGATTACAGGTGGGGTGATAGGCGGTGTAGGCAATGGGGTAGATGGCAATGGTGGCAAAGTGGCTTTTGGAAGAGTTGGGGTAGTTGGAAGTGTAGGCAAGGGGTTTGAGGGCAATGGTGGCAGTGTGGCTTTGGGCAGTGTTGGTACCGAAGGCAACGGGGCCAGGGTGGCCTTAGGCAGTGTTGGTGCCGAGGGTAGTGGAGGCAATGCAGTCTTGGGTAGAGAGGGAATT GTGGGTACTACTGGCAATGCTGGTGGAGGAGCTGCTGCTGTGTCCAAGAGGTGA
- the LOC112190692 gene encoding IMPACT family member in pol 5'region, which produces MPAAAASITPIPNFHFHSHKVAPIRFRLWASILSIAAVSNRATMVTTATSSSCRGGAYTTIKERVTFEKEIKKSKFIALAASVSDEQSAFSFLSQVRDPRATHNCWAYKVGDQYRSNDDGEPSGTAGKPIHSAIESSGVDRVMVVVIRYFGGIKLGTGGLVRAYGGVTSECLRNAPTHLVKSKVRMGVEVPFDLIGILYHQLQSFQVEDIKQDYETGKDGITMVTFQVDFDCVDKLEDAIKNNCSRELVFYK; this is translated from the exons atgccGGCAGCAGCAGCATCAATCACACCAAtacctaatttccatttccatTCCCACAAGGTAGCTCCCATTAGGTTTCGTCTCTGGGCCTCGATTCTCAGCATTGCCGCCGTATCCAACCGAGCCACCATGGtcaccaccgccaccagcagcagCTGTCGCGGTGGCGCGTACACCACCATCAAAGAGCGCGTCACCTTCGAAAAAGAGATCAAGAAGAGCAAATTCATCGCCCTCGCCGCTTCCGTCTCCGACGAACAATCCGCTTTCTCCTTCCTCTCACAGGTTAGGGATCCTCGTGCTACTCACAATTGCTGGGCATACAAG GTGGGAGATCAGTACCGGTCTAATGATGACGGGGAGCCATCTGGAACGGCTGGGAAGCCCATTCATTCTGCTATTGAGTCTTCAGGAGTTGATAGAGTAATGGTGGTGGTCATCCG gtattttgGAGGAATTAAATTGGGGACTGGAGGACTAGTCAGGGCATATGGAGGAGTAACATCGGAATGCTTGAGAAATGCCCCAACTCATCTCGTAAAATCGAAG GTAAGAATGGGTGTAGAGGTTCCATTTGATCTTATCGGCATTCTATACCATCAG CTACAATCTTTTCAAGTTGAAGACATCAAACAAGATTATGAGACCGGTAAAGATGGTATCACCATGGTTACCTTTCAAGTTGATTTTGACTGTGTTGATAAATTAGAGGATGCTATCAAAAACAACTGTAGCCGGGAGTTAGTGTTCTATAAGTAA